Proteins encoded together in one Onychomys torridus chromosome 1, mOncTor1.1, whole genome shotgun sequence window:
- the Nupr1 gene encoding nuclear protein 1 produces the protein MTTSLPPATSPSQQTLNPEDEDGILDECDQYSLAHPYVAVGGGRKGRTKREAAANTNRPNPGGHERKLLSKFQNSERKKARR, from the exons ATGACGACCTCCTTGCCACCAGCAACCAGTCCCTCTCAGCAAACACTAAACCCAGAGGATGAAGATGGCATCCTGGATGAGTGCGACCAGTACAGCCTGGCCCATCCTTACGTCG CGGTCGGGGGAGGTCGGAAAGGTCGTACCAAGAGAGAAGCTGCTGCCAATACCAACCGCCCTAACCCTGGTGGACACGAGAGGAAGCTgctgagcaagttccagaactctgaaaggaaaaaggccaggcGCTGA